The Amycolatopsis coloradensis sequence AACCTCGCGTTCGCGGTCGGTGATCTCACGGACGGCGCTCACGTCGATACGGCGGTTCTCCGGCCGGTCGACGAACTCCGCGATCAGCCGCCTGGTCACGGTCGGCGCCAGCAGGGCCTCGCCCGCGGCGACCACCTTCAGCGCCCGCAGCAACTCCACCGGATCGGTGTCCTTCAGCAGGAACCCGCTCGCGCCGGCGCGCAACGCCTCGTAGACGTACTCGTCGACGTCGAACGTGGTCAGAACCAGGACCTTCACCCCGGCCAGCTCGGGATTCGCGGTGATCCGCCGCGTCGCTTCGAGCCCGTCGACGCCGGGCATCCGGACGTCCATCACGACGATGTCCGGTTTGTGGTCGACGGCGGCCGCGACGGCCTGCTCGCCGTCCCCCGCCTCGGCACAGACCTCGAACCCGTCCTCGGTCTCCAGCAAAACCCGGAAACCGGCGCGGACCAGCACCTGGTCGTCGGCGAGAACCACCCGGATCGTCATCGTTCCCCCTCGATGGGCAGGTCCGCGCGGACCTGGAATCCGCCGTCCACCACGGATGTCGTGAGCGCGCCGCCCAGCGCGGCCGCCCGTTCGGACATCCCGCGCAGGCCGTGACCGGGCGCGGGATCGACGGCGCCACGGCCATCGTCGCGGACGAGCAGCGTCAGCGCACCGGTTTTCCGCTCGAATCTGACGTCGACACCCCGCGCCTGATGCGCGTGACGGACCACGTTCGTCAGCGATTCCTGCAGGATCCGGTACGCGGCGCCGTCGACGGGCGCGGGCAGCTCTCCCGGCGCACCGTCGACGCGGACCTCGAGCCCGGCGGCGCGGGCGTGCTCGAACAGCTCGTCGGCCTGGGCGAGGCTCGGCGCGGGCGCCTTGTCCTCGCCGGAACGCAGCACGGCCAACGTGGCGCGAAGGTCCTTCAGCGCCGAAGCGCTCGCCTCCTTGATGTTCAGCAACGCCTCTTTCGCCTGCTCAGGACGCCGGTCGGCGACGTGCGCGGCGACCCCGGCCTGGACGTTGATCATCGCGAGGCTGTGCGCGACGACGTCGTGCACCTCGCGGGCGATGGTGAGCCGCTCCTGCTCGGCCATCCGGTGCCGGTGCTCGTCGGCCTGCTCACGGCGGGCCCGCGCGGCCGCCATCCCATTGCGCACCGCCGTCCCGACCCCGACGACCGCGATCACCCAGACCAGGCCCAGCCCGGTCCGCAGATCGAAGCCGGCGAACCCGTGCCGGACGAACAACGCGATCCCCGCCGCCGCCAGGAGCGCTCCGCCGGTGCCCCCGGCGACGATCGGCCCGCGGATCTTGGTGAGCAGGAACAGCGCGATGGTCGGCAGCACGATCGCCGGCCCGCCCGGGTTGCCGGACGCGTAGTAGCCGAGCGTCAGTGCGGAGGTGAGCAGGAAGATCGTCATCGGGAAGCGGTGGACGATCAGCAGCGGTACCGCGATGGCGACCAACCACAGCACGCCGGACGTGGTCAGCTGCGGCGAGTCCGGCTGCCAGCGTGAGGCGCCGCTCGTGGCGCCGAGGACGAACCCCAGCGGAAGCACCACGCGCAGCACGCGGCCCACCCAGGGGCTCCACGGAAACCGTTCTTTCAGCAGCACAGGGCGAAAGCTACCCGGGGCGGAGACGGATCGCGTCCGTTGAAAAGCGGCTTCCCGGCTACGCCGCCCGCGGTAGGCGCCGCAGGACCGAGATCATCATCAGCACGCCGCCGATCACCTGGACGGCCAGCACCGCCACGCGCCCGGTGGATCCCATGGTGAACGCGCTGAACAAAGCCCATGCCCCCGTGCCGGCCATCGCCCCGGCGCCGGTCCACACCAGCACCAGCCGCGGCCAGAACCGTCCTCGCGACACGTTCGCCAGCGCGATCGCGGCGAGGACGCCGAGCACCGCGATCACGACGTCCTGGCCGCGGGCCGCGATACCGCCGGTCCCGAACGCCCAGATCGTGTGGCCGATCGCCGTGACGAGCGCGGCGACGATGCCGAGCAGGCCCGCCACACCGATCGTGCCCGGCTTCACGGTGCCGGTGACGACGAACCACCAGCGATCGCGGGCGTACAGCACGAACGCGGTCAGCAGCAGGATGCCCTGCCAGGC is a genomic window containing:
- a CDS encoding response regulator transcription factor produces the protein MTIRVVLADDQVLVRAGFRVLLETEDGFEVCAEAGDGEQAVAAAVDHKPDIVVMDVRMPGVDGLEATRRITANPELAGVKVLVLTTFDVDEYVYEALRAGASGFLLKDTDPVELLRALKVVAAGEALLAPTVTRRLIAEFVDRPENRRIDVSAVREITDREREVLGLVAGGMSNDEIAAHLVISTATARTHVSRIMTKIGARDRAQLVVLAYESGLVSPRRG
- a CDS encoding sensor histidine kinase; the encoded protein is MLLKERFPWSPWVGRVLRVVLPLGFVLGATSGASRWQPDSPQLTTSGVLWLVAIAVPLLIVHRFPMTIFLLTSALTLGYYASGNPGGPAIVLPTIALFLLTKIRGPIVAGGTGGALLAAAGIALFVRHGFAGFDLRTGLGLVWVIAVVGVGTAVRNGMAAARARREQADEHRHRMAEQERLTIAREVHDVVAHSLAMINVQAGVAAHVADRRPEQAKEALLNIKEASASALKDLRATLAVLRSGEDKAPAPSLAQADELFEHARAAGLEVRVDGAPGELPAPVDGAAYRILQESLTNVVRHAHQARGVDVRFERKTGALTLLVRDDGRGAVDPAPGHGLRGMSERAAALGGALTTSVVDGGFQVRADLPIEGER